The sequence TGTTATTGTGTTTTtgaattgttttcttcttctccttttaaaTGTGCGAGTATTATACTATGCAGAATTGGTCAGCAACGGACCTCATATCTAAATTGAAAGATCTTGCTCAGAGGAGAaaattagaagatttaactATTGGCCCTGTTCTCACTGTAAGTATGataattacattgatttatTATGTTagatttatatgttaaaaaatgcGCTGCTGGAAATGATGTTAATATGGCAGTGGCACCAGAACCTGAGTTACAAGTTGTTTCACCAATTGTAGAAGTTGATGACCTTGAAAGGTTAAAATCTATTGTTTGGAATGACATCATTCGAGTGATAGAGATGCTTTAGATCTTGGAAACATCTTTGAGATATCTTTTGAATGACTTCCGTTACAACTTAcatcatatatatcattgtgCCTTTGGGTTAATTGGTAAATGGTAATGTTTTTGAAGTGGCTAACTAGCCGAATAAATTAAGTCAGCACTAAGCTGTTATGCTAAATCAAACTAGCCTGACTATATTTGATCCAAACTCCTGAAATTAGATTTCATATTTTCTAGCCATAATAAGTGATTGGACTCGAACATAGGTTTAAGTGGGCTGTTATCGATTGAAAGTCATTTGACTTCCCTAGctgtatcttttttattttagtgAAATATTTGCTTCTACATCAATGTTTTTTGCACCGAAGCTACCCTTTTTCCTTGATGACCATGATTACATTAATTACAGATATTGtgtatttttttcataaacTTGATAATGTTTGAGTGTATTAAGTTTGActctttttattattgttgcAGTTTACCACTGAAGCGATGCTAGAACACATGAATAAATTGCTTGAGATACCAGGTTCAAAGTTACTCTTTGGGGGTAAAGAACTAGAGAATCATTCCATCCCGTCCATATATGGGGCTTTAAAACCGACCGCTGTTTATGTGCCACTGGAAGAAATTCTTAAGGACAAGAACTTTGAGCTTGTAACAAAGGAAATCTTTGGACCATTCCAGGTAAATCTTGAAACCAGGGTAACTAGATCTCAGATTTCCCCGTGATGATAACGAGATTTCTATATTTTCCAATCTCTTGTTTATGTATGAGGAGATATGTTAGTGTGCCAGTCGCACGTAGCTACACAAGATTGAATTGTGAAACTTTCATCTCTTTGTAAAATTTAGAAGACCCTAGAGCTAAAGTTCTTAGGTTGATATTGCGGAGGAGTATGGGTGTGTGAGAGAGTTGTTCTCATCTATCTCATGACCATGTATAAATCTCTTGTTTGGATGTGTAAAGACTCGTTACTTGTTTGCTCTGTACATGTACGTTAGACGATGTATTCTATTGAAGGCTGaagctctctttttttaaatagaTTATTACCGACTACAAAAATGATCAACTCCCAATTGTGTTGGAAGCTCTGGAGAGGATGCATGCCCATTTAACAGCTGCCGTGGTTTCAAATGATCCGCTCTTTCTTCAGGTAAGATTCAATTGCTCATGTTTAATATAAATTCAACGTCAGTTGTTACATTATCTTGAATGAAAATCTCGACTACATGTTTAGATCAAAGAGTTTAATGTTGTATATTTGATATTAGCCAGCATTTTCAAAAAGTCCTAGTATTCGGTTAAAATAGTAAAACCCTTGGTGAATTGGAAATCCCAGACATTTGGCAACAGCAACCTTTTTAACCATATATTTTGGGTATTTTTTCTGTTTCCTATGCTTGGTTTAGTTACAATCAAGAGTTAATTCGCAGGAAGTTATCGGGCATTCGGTGAATGGAACTACATATGCAGGACTGAGGGCAAGAACAACAGGAGCTCCACAGAATCATTGGTAGGTTAAAACAAGATAACTTCCTTCTTGATTAAGAAGAGGTGATTGCTTATGTGAATATGTTGCGCGGCAGGTTTGGACCGGCTGGAGACCCAAGGGGTGCAGGAATTGGGACCCCAGAGGCAATAAAGTTGGTTTGGTCTTGTCATAGAGAAATCATTTATGACTATGGTCCGATCCCTAAACACTGGGAAATACCGCCATCTACTTGAGGCGTCGAGCGATTAGAGAAAGCGGCTTGTCTGTAGTAACTTGTGAGAAATTTTACACTACCAATATCTTTTTTCTGGAATAAATGAGGCAAGTATCCATGCTTATAGTTGTTCTCTTAATGCTAATAGTCTCTTTTCCCCCCAGTTACTTAGCATCATTGCTATCTTTCAGTGAAGAAATGGTCTCATTAGGGAGCTTGAATTCAAGTCATCACTGCATTATTCTGATCTTTATATGCAATATCATTATCTTTTTTCACCTAATTGAATGATCAAGCAATAATGCATTTGATTATATGGTTGATATACGGTACAAATATGTACATGTTCAAAGTTTATTTATAGTACAATGGTCTTTGTTCCTATGTCCATGGTTGCAGCCATGGAGGAAAACTTGGAATAAGAGAAAGGAGGGGTGTGGAAAGCCCAAGAGAATTGGTTGAGGAAGAAAATTGAGTGAGTATTGAGATTGCTCTGTTATTGTCGAGGAAAGTATGGTCCAAACCAACCTTGCATGTCCTTGTGCAAGTCGGCCTTAGCAATTTTGGTGCCTAAAGCGGCACGGTATAGTGGTGccctattgaaaaaaaaaaatcacaaagtaAGACGATAatcatataatttttatatcaaaagtgaGATGGTATTCACACAATTTTTAAAGATAATTATTGTATTtgttaataaaaaacaaaaaatattaaacatCTCCACTAAATTGAGCTTTTAAAGATAATCTTGTATTTTTGctaataaaaaacacaaaaatacaaaacattAAACAAGAGATGGAGAGATAAAGTTTTGGAAATATAGAGTCAATAGAGAGGAAAGGGTATTGGTATTTGATGATTATATGAAGATCTCAATTGAATGAGTAATAAGATCAGAGAgatagaagaggaagaagagaggtgGAAGGAGCGAGAAAAATATGTTATTCAATGCTTAGAAGATATTACAACGGCTAGAAATCATTTAAACATGTAAGAGTAATGTTGAATTAATGGTACAatgatttgacaaaaaaaaaagaaaaaactatttCATTTAAGATAAGAGTTAATTACTTATGTGGGCTTGTAAGAGTAGCCCACAACAAAGTTAtgctaaaaaaaaatgtaagcacAATGCTGCCTCGAGTGAAAAGGAAACAATCATGTAACCGTCAGACCAGCTACATCTTTTTGTCATTTATGTaaactaaaatatatatataatttttcaaaaaataatatgatgtCCTTTGGGTCCTGGGCCGGCTTGGTGCCCAAAGCCTTAACTTTGGCTGCTTTGGGCTTGGGCCAGCCCTGTCCTTGTGAGGTAATGGCTGGTCAAAATCCCCGTAAAACAAGTGAAGTCATGTCCATTAAAGCATGGCTGCTGATTTAGTATGTAAGTCCTTGAAGAAAGGGTTGCCTACAAAATTTCAGTTTGGGATTGGTGGTGGTTTGTGAGTTGGTTACTTCCATATAAAGGGAAGGTGAGAGTTGTATTGTGTGGTGAGGTTAAAACAAGATGGGAGAGACGGCAGAttcagagaagaaagaaagcatcaaagttgatgaAGATGAGcacaaaaaggaagagaaagttaaagacaagaagaaggagaagaaggacaAGGACAAGGAAGGTAAGGGTAGtgaagagaaggagaaggataataaggagaagaagacaaagaaTCCTGAAGACAAGAATGACCCTGCAAAACTCAGGTCTAAGCTTGAAAAGCTTGAGACCAAAATGCAAGCTCTGGCTCAGAAGAAACAGGAGATTTTGAATCTGCTCAAGCAAGTTGAAAACAACAATACTCCAACTGATTCTGCCTCTGCCTCTTGAGTGGAATTAATTTGTcactcctatatatatatatatgattatttgGATGTGATATGTATAGTTTTAGGTGCTGCAGAACCTGAGTTTCTCAGGTTAATAATTGCATGTGATTGAAGAATGATTTTTGTAAGTAAGAATAAATGAAATTAATCAGTTGTTGAAAACTAATTTATGTGTGTTTGATTAAATTAGGCGGAGAGGAAGTGAATTGTATTCAAATTTGACTATAAATGCAATTGGTGaactattattttatttggtctatttatttttcacaaattGACAGACTTTAATGAAGAAATTGTGCACATTGAATTAAAGAAGTGACATCTGCAAAGTTACTCAAGATGCCATATCGACTTGGGAACATGAATACTAGGGATCTGTTTCGTGGAAtttatttttacaattttaactcTCATTTATAAACGGTGaaaaataagttagtttatagTTTTAACcctcatatatatgtgtgtatatgtgtatatgtatatgtgtatatatatatatatataattatatatatgtagagagaGGTCATTTTTTGTAGTAAGTTAAGTGACCACTATGAATATAATGATGTTTGATGACAGGATTGCAAGAGAAGAATGTGCTAAAAGCATAAGGACATCTTTTGCAGCCACATAATTTTATTTACAAAAATATACTTTTCGTTTCAAAGGTTGAGCACTCTGGTAGCTGTAGATATAAGAGGAGTtgtgtttgaactttgatgatCAAACTAGTATAAAATGTACAAAGAAGATCGGAATGAAACGGGCCGGCTCTTTGATGTTGACaggattaaaacaaaaaaaaaaaacaactttgtTTTGAACACAACCAATTATTGGGCTCGTATAATAAAGCTGGATTGAAATAAAATGGGGTCTAAGAGCATCTGATTTTCcataacagattccctaaaatacagagaaaatgtcactttcccctattttacagattctctattcaaccaacactgcatcagattacctatcatattctctaatgtattaaaataatatttctttctctttcttttatttattctattcatataaattacttctatttaaaataataaattaattacatttaaaacaatagattaagtatatttaaaacaatagattaattaaaataataaattaatgttattaaaaattggagaaatttaactattttttttttgcttgatttcaTAATCTGGGAAGAATAGATGTTGCcagagagagatgatgagagaaaaaaaaaattgaggagagagaaagaggggagagagagagatgagagtgaggagagagaaagaaatgagtgaggagagaggaAGTGAttgaggggagagagaggaaagagaaagagaggagtgaggagagagaaaaaatgagtgaggagagagaaagagatgaaagaggagagagaaagaggagagagagagagagagagaaaaagtgaggagagagagagggattgaGGGAAGAgtgaggagtgaggagagaggagagggaaaaaatgaggacaGAGGAGAgagtaaagtagtaaaaaatattattttatgtttagggaagtgaatagtgattCTCTAGATGTAAGGAATCATTGTTCATGTTCTGCAAAATAGGGAAtctttaggtaatctgatgcagagctctattttgataaATTCTCTATAATTTTTCCCTATTTTATAGACAAATCCATATTTAAGTAATCTGATGTGAATGCTCTaagtaattaaaataataaacccaacaaacaagGCAATGACCACTTGACTATTATTCGTGGACAAGCCATTGACGTCGGTATAGAGCGAGTATAATAATATAGAGCGGGTAACGATATTGTTAGCTTGGAAGTGTTGGAAAATGGTGATCAACCATAGTTTGACTTAAATTTAATGACTAATTAATGAGAGGCATTGAATAATAATTAATGGGTTTTAATCTTCAATATGAAGAGAAGAGGTTGAAGTTTAATTTGGTCCAAAACCACTTTTCAGTTGAATGGAAAATGACTCCAAAATAGTCATGttaatcatgaagaacaaaagataataagtgtgtgtatgagaatcccacatagGAGAAATATAATGTGGTTGTTGTGTTTATAAGCCTAATGTTTGTATGAAGGCATTGGGCCCAAGaacacccaagcttttgtaggagggagagTCCCTTCACTATGGGTTTGGATTGAAAACACACGCGCGCACTCTAGGTGAGGCAAGTGGGTGGACCGGGCCAGTGCGTGGACTTGGGCTTTCAAAGGCCCAATAGTCTCCTAATTTTTTGCACAAAGTTTATTTTTGAATGTGGACAGAATACATATTAAAGTCATGCCCAAAATATACAACCCATTACCTGGTCAAGCAGATGTTGGCATCAACTGCTAAGAGTCTGGCCCGCAATATCTGCGGCCCACTCAGGTTATTGGTCAAAGTCGGGCTTGAAAATCAGTGATAATGCATTGATTTTTCTGGGCTGGTGGTTGTTGggctctcctatataaggaaAGCTTAGCAGCAAGTCTCAAACACACAAGAAAaaattcttcttcctctctttctcctGTTGTCTATCTTCTCTCTGACAGTGCTATTCTTGTTGGTTCCATTGAGTCCACTGGTTATTCTTGTTGGTTCCATTGAGTCCACTGGTATTGCTATGCTACTTACTTATCTTTCTCTTGCTGTCTGTCTTCTCTCTAAGAGTGTTATTCTTGTTGGTTCAGTTGAGTCCATTGGTATTGTTGTGCTACCTACTCGTGGTGTGGAgcattgtatcttgggaagagatTGTCCGGAAAGAAGAAGCATCAATTGGCTGGGGCaaattctctttaaggagattcgctaAGGCTTACCTCGCTCTCTCTGTCCAACTGCTTCAATAAttcggttttggtattttttaaTTCGAGCATTAGTACTCATATTTGATACTGTATTGATTAATGAAATTAATCTATGCTTGTTATCTAATGATACTGTGTCACATGTTTTCTCTTATCTTATGATACTGTATGCATACAATTAATCCAATAGGAAGGACATTGTTATATAGTTGACGTTGATTATATATTGAAGATTATATCTATCATagtcttcattcattttttcgCAGTGAGAATCACCGCCGACAATCTAGAATTAAAGATGTGATTGAAGCACTAGATGAAATAAACATCTCAAGAAGACAGATGAACTCGCACAGAGGCAACACACTCAGGAGCTAAAGCAGATAACTTAAACTTTTGATTGTGACAGAAATTCGAGGATTGCCACCGTGCTTCAAAAGCAGTGGAATATTATTATGAAGGCTAGAAGTAAAAAAGATTTTGTTATTAATGTTGTGTTGTCTTTGGGAAGCCGTGGAATTAGATTTTCATTTAATCCTGGAGGAATTTATGTTCTGCCATATGAATATATCAAACTCCAGCAAGAGCCTACTATCATCAAGTCCACCAAACGGCTTCTCTCTGGTTGCCCAAAAACTCCTACAATGCAGAAGGCCTACAACAACTGCTGGAAGACTAGAGACTTACCCAATCTTTCACAATGCCACGCTTGTGGATTCCGAGTTGACCTCTGCATCGATACGAATCAAAGTCCAGTTCTATATAGCGAGTGGCGTATTGCCCTTTTTCACAAGAAATGTCTATTGTGTGTTGAGTCATCCAAAGTATGTTCTTATTCTTTTAAGAAGCTGTcgatatttgtttttgttgttcctGGTGTAGAAGAAGTATTCATGGGTATTGTGCCAAATCAATGGAGGATGTGGTAAAGGATGCAACTTCTGTCGTGGAGAAGGTTAAAGTTGCAGTGAGGGTAAGAGGGGTGGCTCTGAGGAAAGCAGTTGTGGTGAGGAAGGAGGTTGAATTGGCAAGCAATGCTCTATATTTAATTTCTAAGAGGAATGAGAAGGGCAATGTGAAGGAGTGTGATTGTGATGATAAGATTGATGATTCAAAATTGACATTTCGGTTCTATAGGGCTATGAATAGCTTGCCAAGAATTTATAGGAATTTTTGTGAGGTGAACTCTGGTTGCATGGACATTTATGGGGATGGAGTTTCTCATGTACATCACAAATTTCTTATGATTGGGAATTTTCATTCTTTTCGTCATAGGGATTATTCAAAATCACATGGATTAATTTTTGTCAAGGTTGGCAAATATTGTGACAAATCTAATAATGAGGATGTTAAAGTTCAAGTTTTAATGATTTGCTTATTACACATGGGGTAAGttagttttttttgttattaaaaaaTGTACTTATTTCTTATTACTTGTGTTTTGTTTCCAGGCCAGGGCTAATAGAAATTGCTACAAATATTGTAGCAAATTCGGCCACTCTTAAAGAACTTGCTCCGACCTTGCTAATTAGATTTGAAGGCGGGTGGTTGTAATTTGGGTTTCAAGATGATATTAAATGGAGATTTCAAGATAATGTTTTCGTGGGCGAAAAATGATTCAATGGTAatttttgtttatgatggaTATCCAACTGAGCAAAATTGTGATATGTAGTTCTATAATAACTGTTGGGCTATTTGTTCTACTATTTTTGATAGTTccaaactctctttaatgtaatttttgtttgttctttggtaTGCGACAAAGATTtactttgttcttttttatcTTGTCTGTCTTATCATTATTCGCATCGCTCTTATCCATCATAACATAAAAAGCTCAGTACAATGACAACAGACGAAATCTTTTGAGAAGCATCCTGAGCAGAAGATAAAGTTTGATGATGAGATCTGAAACAACTGACTACTGGGGTTATTGAGTCATGGACAAGCAATTGAAGTCAAATATAGAGCGGGTATAATAATATAGATACTGGGGTTATTGAGTCATGGACAAGCAATTGAAGTCAAATAAAGAGCGGGTATAATAATATAGAGCGGTGCCGAGTAAACCATACCAGATTCTTCTTATtacttatattttttatttttccaaacTTGGGCATAGGAATTGCTACATTTATTGTAGCCAATTCGATGACTCCTCGAGAACTTGTCCTATCATGCTAATTAAATTGGGATTTTGTTTGAAGGTTGGTGGGATGAGAATGTTGAATTTTCGATATCAATTTCTATTCCTATTTTTTTAAGGTTTGAAGTGTGTGTTAGGGTTTGAATTGTTTAGGTCAAATGTAGAGATGAGTAATTTGAATGTAGATAATGCAATAGGATTTTGTTACTGAAATGAATTTTGGAAAACATGTTATTGATATTTcttgtaaaataaaataaaactggAGAGTATTCTTCATACTAGGATCCGATGAAGATAAATAGCAAAAACTAACTGTAGTACCACTTGAATTTGTATCTTTTACTTGATAAATTTAACAACTGTCTCCCGAGGTGGTTGTTAGAGAGGCTCGGTTAGAGGATTGTTGGGAAGTGGTTAAAACTCGATGTAGCTCCTTCTTCACTAATTATTattgcaaatggtatttgggtTTGCCGTACCAAATGGTTGCAAAAGAACTTGTTTTGTTGCTGTAATTGGTATTCAGTAGATTTGAAACCTTCTTTTGCAGAAGTGAGA is a genomic window of Tripterygium wilfordii isolate XIE 37 chromosome 16, ASM1340144v1, whole genome shotgun sequence containing:
- the LOC119980322 gene encoding nucleolar protein 56; translation: MGETADSEKKESIKVDEDEHKKEEKVKDKKKEKKDKDKEGKGSEEKEKDNKEKKTKNPEDKNDPAKLRSKLEKLETKMQALAQKKQEILNLLKQVENNNTPTDSASAS